The following DNA comes from Brassica oleracea var. oleracea cultivar TO1000 chromosome C5, BOL, whole genome shotgun sequence.
TCTTCATTTACCTTCTAATTTACTCTATACAAACAAATCCAGACAGCCAAAAGAAGAATTAAGACAGCTTCTTCGTGGGTTCTGTTGCACTTTCCTTTCTAAAATATGGAGTAAATTATCAAAAACGAAAGTTTGGGGCGCAGATATAAAAAAAGATTTAAACTATGAGGACTTACATGTAAAACGGAGTAATAAAATAGAAGTAATCTCGTATGAGAAAGGTGTTAACTTGTAATCGTTTCCCTCTGGATAAAGTCGCGTCGCGTACGTGTTTGTGTGTTTCTGAGTTTTTCCCCCAACGAAAGGAACTGGAAATCGTAAGAATCCAAGTCGAGAGAAGGAAGGAAGGAAGGATCAAATCTAAAAAAGATGGTATAGTCGAATCGATTTTGTTCGGGTTTTTACGCGATCATACTAGGGTTAATTTTGAGTTTTTATATCATGATCGTGTCATCTCATAGACATCTCACATGTTTTAGTTTTGATGTTTCGGTGGCTTAATCAAATGGAATTACTAGGGTTTGGGTTTAAAGGTCGAAACTTTAACACCAAATGCTTTGGTTAATCGTAGGATAAAGGAGTTCGTGATTCTCATGGTGATTCTGATGCTGGTAATGTCGTAAGTCAAACCATCAGGGAGGATAGAGAAGAAGATTCTACCTTACGTGAAGGCTTTGCTAACGAGAGCAAAATACATGAACCAGATCATCAGAATATGAAGCTCCAAATGGTTTGTTCTTTTCATCTTTGAATCCTTGTCTTAAATCAAACTAAATCTATACTAGGTTGAGCTCAAAGGTCTTAACTTTAAGCTCGAAATGGTTTGTTGAATTTCTTTTCAATAGGATGACAGTGTTCGTGATTCTGATGCTGGTAATGTCGCAAGTCAAAGCATCAGGGAGACTATACAAGAACATTATACCTTACGTGAAGAAGATAGCAAAATACTTGAATCAGATCATCAAAATTTGAAGCTCGGAATGGTATGTTGTATAAAAATTTTTTATTTTTCCTTCTCTAAATTAAACGAAATCTATTGTTGATTTAAAATTATTAACTTGAAAGCTCGAAATGGTTTGTTAAGTTTCCTTTTGCTCTCTGATTGTTGATCATAGGATGTCAATGTTGGTGATTCTGATGCTGGTAGTGTCGTAAGTCAAACCATCAGGGATACTAGACAAGAAGATTCTACCTTACGTAAAGACGAGAGCAACAAACTTGAACCAGATCAGCAGAAGCGTGGTAAATACTTTTTCTATGACACACCACTTTCCGAAGAAACAGGTGTTTGGATACCAGTTTCAGTACCACCAATGCTGGAACCTGATCATGAGGAATGGTCAAGAGGGCTTAGCTTCAACGGTGGTTACTTCCCCGAGGGAGAGATGGGATGGAACCAGATCCTTGATGAAGACAAGGAGCTAACAATGTGGGATGTGATAGTCGATATGTTACTCGCAGCACGTGGTAAAGCAACCGCTCTTGCTTCAGGCAACCTCGAGAGCGGCATTTCATTTTTCGCGGGACAACATCTTCTCGAACAAGCTTGGCAGGAGATGGCTCACACTCTCACCGAAGCCAACTTTGGCAACGCGAGAGAGATTCTCGAAACAGAGCCACCAAAGTGGCTACCAGATAGTGCTGCTTCTGCTTGTATGCTCTGTAGCGTGAGGTTTCATCCGATCATGTGTTCGCGTCATCACTGTCGATACTGTGGAGGATTGTTCTGCAGAGACTGTTCTAAAGGAAGAAGCTTGCTTCCGGTGAAATTCCGCGTTTCGGATCCTCAAAGGGTTTGTGATGTGTGTTGTGTGAGGCTGGAGACTGTGCAGCCTTATCTGATGGACCAAGTAAGTCCTGCTGCTCAGTTACCGACTCATGACTTGACGGATCTTAGTACGTTGAGGTCTTGGGTGAATTTTCCATGGGGACAATCTATGGAGTATGAGATTTATAAAGCAACAAACACTATCCGGGGTTATATATCCAAGGTGAGATCTTCGGCTCCTTTTAGCTCACTTTATTAATGGCTCTAAAAGCATTTCTTATATTTGAAAATCTCTAATCAGGTTGGTTCTTCGAGGACTGAGAGGTCCATACCAGATGCCATTCTAAGACAAGCAAAAGGTCTTGCAGTAATCACTGTTGCCAGAGTTGGAGTGATGGTTACGTATAGAATCGGGACTGGACTTGTGGTTGCTCGTAGAGATGATGGCTCCTGGTCTCCACCTTCTGCTATCTCTTCGTTTGGTTTGGGATGGGGTGCTCAGGTAATAAAGCTCTTTAGGTACTTCTTAAATATTGAAACGATGCTTGTCTATTTGCTAATAAGAACTCACCTGCAGGCAGGAGGAGAGTTCATAGACTTTATTATTGTCCTAAGAACTCGTGAGGCCATCCGAACGTTTGGGAGTAACACCCATTTTGTTGTTGGAGCTGGTTTAAGTGCTGCGGTTGGTGTGACTGGACGAGCTGTTGAAGCTGATATCCGAGCAGGGAGTGGAGGTTATGCCGCTTGCTATACCTACAGTTGCAGCAAAGGTACATGTGTTTGTCTTAAGCTTGAATAGATTTTAGCAGATAACTCTCTTGGTAGATGGTTCTTAGGCTTCTCTGCTTCCCTAAAAGTAGTTTTCCTGGTAGATGGTTATAAAGCTATCGTCGAAACTAAGCCTCATAACCAATCTGTATACAATCCAATTTCTCTTGCTGTGAAACATTTTACTTAAAACGCCATTATATGAAGCAGGTGCATTTGTTGGATGCTCGCTTGAAGGAAGCATCTTCACAACACGTACAAGTGAGAACTCACGGTTCTATGGGAGCCAGTCTCTAGCTGCGTCAGACATCCTCCTTGGCTCTTTGCCAAAGCCACCTGCTGCTGCTCCACTCTACCGTGCCCTTGGTGATCTCTTTCAGAAGATGGGGAGGTGATTTTAAACACAGTTGAAGGGTTATTTGTAATTCTCAACTTCGTGGATGAAAAAGAAATTGACTAGCAAAATTTTCTTGATGGTTTGCAGTGAAACGATTCGGTCATCAACAACTTCATCGTTTTCTGAAGACTGAACTCGTTCAACTGGCTTTTTATCTATTTGATGAATAACAGTGTCTTTTGTATAGATCATGCAAATTCTTGAATGTAAATATGTTATGGAGATTTGGTTGGATAGTTTGTGGTTTGTAAATAAACAAACATAATTTATTGTCTTGAATGAAATTAATTTGTTGTAGAATGAACCGTACTTGTTCCACACTTATAGCTACACTGCCTCTTTGTGGGTTTTGAGATTGTAAGAACAGAAACAGCTTTACAAGAACCATAGACGCTGAGGAAACATAAACATGTCATTCTAGCTCGCCTTTATTCTCATATTGCATAGATCTAATGCTTGTTTGACAGAGTTTGTAAACCAACACATCCTCTCACTTGGCAACTTTCTTCTTTCTCAGAAGATCTTCCACTTGAAGCTGGTTGATCTTAGCAGCTAGAATGAAGTCGTTCTCGGTCAAACCACCTGTTGCAAGAATCAGACATCACTTAACACTTTGCGACTCATAATGTCCACCAACAATATGATCAGAAATCAGAAAGATATTTGGAAGATGTTTTACGATTCTCTCACCTATGGCATGTGTCCATATATCGATCTTCACATTATTCCAGCCTACCAGATGCAAATCTGGGTGATGACCTGCATTAAACCGATCCTTGCTTCAGGGACAATACTAGTAACATATCTTCCCCGCACGCTGTCTTTTTTTCTGTTTCAAATATCAATTAAAGATGATATACCTTCTGATTCAGCGATATCAGCTACACGTTTGAAGAAATCTAGTCCCTTTGTGAAACTTTTCACTGTCCAAGACCGATGCAGCTTTAATGTACCATTGTCATTAGCCATATCCCATCCAGCAACCTGTTGTTAAAGGAATAATTCAGGATGTAAGCATACTAAAGTATTCATCTGCTATAGTAATAATAAGTGCACACATTATACCTTTTGAAGTAGTTCTTGAGCACTTTGTTCAGTCATGGCACGCAGATCCTTAGCGTTGCATGGCACACACTTTTTCGCTGACAAATCTAAACAAGCTCAAAAAGAATACCTTATTAATAAGTAAGATACATGGTTCTAGCGTTTTTGGTTACAAATCCTGAAGTGTATAAGCATCTATTAACCAATCAGGTAAAGAAGTGGGGTTATAAGCGCAGTGACATGGAAATCATTACAATACTCATACTGGAATTGATGTGGTGTAACATTGTATCTCCTCGTCTGAGTTACATATTGGAAAAATCAAGCATTATCTTGGTTGCTCGTAATGATCTTTACCAAAAGACTTAACTAAAATAGAGATGGGAAGATGATAAGAAGTACAGCGTCTCTGTTAGATCTCCCATATACGATACAAAAGTGTATGAATTCGATGTTCTTATACATGAAAGCCTTTACAAACAAAAAAAAGTACCAACAAATGAAGCATATATTTTCAGAAGGCTTAGCCCATTCATCGATCATTTGAAATATTGAATGTAGAGCAGCGACTAATTAATTGTACCTTCTAAGGAGCAAAACGTTCTAGCTCCAGAAGCAGAGGAGCCACCAGATGCACTATCTTGCGACATAGCAGCACTCGTCCAATGAACAAAGCTGCACGGGCAATTGCAAAAAAAGGTTTCATCTTTATCATCCAAGATTAAGCCTATCCTCTCTACTGAACTCTTATCAAATGGAGGATCATAACATCAAATACGTCACCAAGAAACTCTAAGAAAATAAATCAGGGAACACGATTTCATTTCTATCAAATGGAGGATCATCACATCAAACCCAATTTTATCAAAATCCGTTCTTTGCAAACCTGTGACGTCCGTACAGATTGCGGAACGATGACGCAGCTAGAACCTGAAAGTGTCGCAGAAACATGAGAGAGACAATGGAAGATATGTATTTATAGTCATAGATATACATGCACATACACATACACAAACACATACACGAAGCTCGAGAGAGAGAGAGAGATTAGTTTGATTTTTACCTGTTTTCTAGAGATTGAGAAAAGGCTAGGCAGCAAGAGCCGACTCATCGGTGTCGCAGTCGCAGGCGGAACTCTGAGTTCTTTCTTATTTTTTTCTCTTTAAGGCCCGTGGAGGTGTGGGGCCAAGTGGCGGAGATCATAAGTGTACAGTTAAAATTTGTAATAACCAATACTTATGGGCCTAATATGTGATGAAACTAGCATAAGAGAGTTTAACCGATACTTGTATTTTTCTTAGTGTGAAGATAGGGCCTCCAACTACGGTGTTTATACCGGGAAGTACTAGAGGTGGGGTGGATTTTCGGCCCCATCAAAACCCTCTTCCTTAGTCATTCTAAGCTGGAATTGTCAAGAACTGGGAAACGTCCTTACAATCCGGCGAATCAAGGAGATCCATAAGAAAATGGCTCCTAATGTAATGTTCCTCATGGAAACAAAGAACAATGATGAGTTTATCAATCAAAAACTACAGAGTTTACATTATGTTCACTACTTCTCGGTACCTCTCATAGGGCTTAGCGGCGGTCTTTCCTTATTCTGGAACGATGATACTGATATCACGATTCTAGAATCCTCTCCCAATCTGTTGGACACGAGGATTGTACATAAGGGTGTCACCTCTTATGTCTCCTTTGTGTATGGATCCCCTGCCACGGAGGACAGAGCTGCATACTGGCACAAATTACACATAGTGGGACAGGGAAGAGACTCTCCGTGGCTGCTTACGGGAGATTTCAATGACATTTTAAACAATGCGGAAAAGATTGGCGGCCCGGCTCGTTTTGAAGGTTCCTTTACAGCTTTCAGATCTTTTGTGGCACAGAATGGCTTATGGGACCTCAAGCACACCGGAAAACAATTATCTTGGCGTGGTAACAGACACACACACTTCATCATGTCCAGACTGGATCGCTCTATGAGTAACTGGCCTGGTCTGAAGCCTTTCCATTGGGGAGATGCCGCTACCTGAGATTTGAAGGTTCAGACCATAGGCCTTTACTATCCTATTTTAACTCCGACAGACAAAAGAGAATAGGTCTTTTCCGTTTTAACAGAACTCTCACGGAGAAAGAGGAAGTCACGCAAATCATAGAAGAGGCTTGGCACCACTCCCTGCTGGATTCTGTGATTCAGAAGCTAAATGACTGCAGGAGAGGAATCATAAAGTGGTCAAAAGAACAACAGGAACAGAGCAACATAACCATAAAACGAAACCAGGAAGCTCTAGATGCTGCTCTCTCGAGTGATACCCCGGACCAGGACCTCATAGATGCGATCACTTCCAATCTCCGCAGCGTGTATCTAGCTGAAGAACAATTTTGGCAGCAAAGAAGTAGGATTCAGTGGCTCAAGCAAGGTGATAGAAATACAGGTTTCTTCCATGCTGCCACCAGAACTAGGAGAACAATAAATTCTATCCTGGTGCTTGAGGATGCACAAGGAGGAGCCGTGTATGAGGAGCAGGATATTACTCGAGTGATCTCTGACTATTTCACTCAAATTTTCAATACCAACGGCAATGAATCCTTCTCGCAGATTCAAGACCTACTCAGCACCAAAGTAACACCGGAAATGAATGAGATGTTGACTACAATACCGAGTGATTCAGAAATTAGAGAAGGTGTGATGTCTATAAATGGGAACAAAGCCCCGGGACCGGACGGTTTTTCAGCTACTTTCTATCAGTCATATTGGCACATAATGGGCAAAGATGTGATAAGGGACGTCAAGAACTTCTTTGTTTCGAGCTACTTACATCCGCAGCAGAACGAAACGCACATCAGGCTCATTCCCAAGATCACCGGACCAAGATTAGTGGCTGACTACCGCCCCATCGCCTTGTGCAACACTCACTATAAGATCATCGCTAAGCTCCTTACTCGAAGACTTAAGCCACTCTTACATGTCCTTATCTCTGATACTCAATCGGCGTTTGTGTCGGGACGAGCGATCTCGGACAACGTTCTTATTACACACGAGACTTTACACTTCCTACGAACGTCCAAGGCAAAGAAGCGGTGTACAATGGCGGTGAAAATGGACATGAGCAAGGCCTATGATAGGATTGAATGGGGTTTTGTCAAGGAAGTACTAAAGCTACTAGGCTTTGATCCAATCTGGATAGGGTGGATCATGACATGTATCAAATCGGTGTCCTATTCCTTCCTAATAAACAGATCACCACAGGGTCTGGTTAGGCAGTCGCGAGGTCTCCGGCATGGAGACCCGTTATCCCCCCCACATTTTCATCTTATGTACTGAGGTATTGTCAGCTCTATGTGCAAAGGGACAAGCAGACGGCTCACTACCGGGAGTTCGGGTTTCACACCATAGCCCACCAATAAACCATCTTTTATTTGCGGACGATACCATGTTTTTCTGCAAATCAAAACCGTCGTGCGTCTCAGCTCTCATGAAGATACTCTCGCTGTATGAATCGGTCTCGGGACAACGGATCAATCCACATAAGTCGGCTATCACCTTCTCGGCTAAAACACCTGAAGCGGTTCGTGATCGGGTCAAGGGGACAATGGAGATTTACACGGAAGGAGGGGTAGGTAAATACCTTGGTCTCCCCGAGCAGTTTGGCCGCAGGAAGCGAGACATTTTCGCATCAATCCTTGATAGGATCCGCCAAAAATCGCATAGCTGGACGACAAAATTCCTATCTGGTGCGGGAAAGCAAGTTATGCTCAAATCAGTGTTCTCTGCCATGCCGTGCCTCGTTATGTCTTGTTTCAAGTTGCCACTCTCTCTGTGCAAACAAATACAGTCAATACTCACTCGGTTTTGGTGGGATGCGAATCCGGAGAAAAAGAAAATGTGTTGGGTCGCGTGGGACACTATGGCACTGCCCAAATATGCAGGCGGACTTGGGTTCCGGGACATTGAAACATTCAACGATGCCCTTCTTGCTAAGATTGGCTGGAGGTTAATCAAAGAACCACATTCTCTGTTAGGCCGTGTGTTATTAGAAAAATATGCATGGAACTCTTCCTTCATGGATTGTCATGTACCAGCCTCAGCCTCTCATGACTGGAGAAGCGTTCTAGTGGGAAGAAACATCCTGAGACAGGGCCTCAGTTGGGCTGTGGGAAACGGAGAACAGATCAGTGTTTGGAATGCACCTTGGCTCTCTTTCAAAACGCCCTGTCAGCCAATAGGTCCTCCGACGCTTTCAAGTCAAGCTCTGATGGTTAGCGATTTATTATGCCCACTCACAAACAAATGGGAGGTGGAGAAGATAAGAAGTCTATTTCCTCAGTATGAGGACACTATTTTGCAGATAAAAACAAGCTCAACATCAGTCGCTGACACCTTGATATGGTTACCTGAAAAATCAGGAACGTCCTCCACAAAGACAGGGTATGGCGTGGGAATGACAAGTAACAAACCTCTGACTCGTGGGAACGAACCAATTAATTGGATGTCTCATATCTGGAATGTTAAAATAGGACCAAAGCTAAAGGACTTCTTGTGGAGAGTAGTGAGAAAGGCCATCCCGGTCAGTTCCAATCTGGAGAAGAGAAGCTTCCAAAGTTTCAACTGCAAAGCGTGTGGAGCACATGAGGACGATCTTCATGTCTTCCTTAAGTGTCCATTGGCGGAAGAAGTATGGAGCCACATCCCGATTCAGCATCGACCTACAAGTGCAATCTCCTCGGTCACTGATCTGGTTAAACAGGGCAGTTTCTTCACTCCCCTACCTCCGACTTGATTAACCTCTCCACTATGGCCATGGGTGATGTGGAACTCGTAGAAAGCTAGGAATACGCTTGTTTTTTAGAACAAAACATTTACAGCTCAAGAGGTGATCCTCAAGAGTATCAAAGACGCAAAGGAGTGGAGCCAAGCACAAACTGTCAACAGAGCATCATCGATCCCCGGCCCTCTCTCAATCCGATCGAATCATATCTCCCCCTGCCCCCCCACCGTCGTTTCAGCCTGGTGTTCTAGTCTGCAAAGTCGATGCGGCTTGGGACACTTCGTCAAGAATGTGTGGTATAGGTGGGGTTTTCAGCGGGAGTAATGTGGCGTCTATAACCAACATCTCCGAGTCTCACGGTTATGTATCATCAGCTCTAATGGCGGAAGCCATTGCTGTCCATCGAGCGGTAGCGCTTGCAGTTTATTCAAACGTCCAATCCCTGGCGGTTCTATCTGATTACTTATCCCTGGTCAAGCTTTTGAAGAAGGGAGGGTACCAACCTGAACTGTTCGGTATCATGTTTGATATCTATCACTTCATGTCTTTCTTTGATGTCATTTCCTTTGATTTTATTTCTCGAAACTTTAACAGTGAAGCTGATTCAGTGGCAAAATCAGTCCTTGCTTTGGCTGTAAGAAACCCCCTTAGTGGCGGGTAGAACTCTTCTTTGAAATTAATGCAATGCTTGGTTTGATCAAAAAAAAAAAAAAATCCTAAAAATATATAAATGCACATACACTCACCACATCCGTGTTTGTAGTAGCTTTTGAGTGAGTCTCCGAATAGATTTTGGGTGAGGTGGTAAATTTTAAAAATTGGAAGGATACGGGGTGAATTCGTAAGAACTTTAAAATAGATGGATGGGGTGAATATATAAAAAAAACGATGGAGCGCGTCTTAAAAACGCAACCAACATTTGGGTTTCAAGCATTTTACTCTGTTGTGTTGGTTTTTGTGAGAGCTGCGCAGTATCTATTTGATTTTGCATCCAGAGAAAAGCAAAGACTGCTTCTATGGTGAGATTTCTTCTCGCAGTCATTAGTTTGTGTTCTCGATTGAAAAGTAGGTTCCTTTGAATGATATTAGATTTCAATCTCTGCCTCGCACAAAAAGTGTAACCTTTTTCATGTGTAACAGATAGAAAGTATTAGTTTGAAACTATGTGACTATCATTTAGTATTTGAATCAGTAATGAGTAGTTATATGGGTGGATCTGTCTGAAGTCGAGATCTATTAAGAACAAATGAGTTATGTTCAGTGTTAAATGAAAAAGAAAAAGAATGGACTCTTTTTGAACAATCATGGCATGGCACTGTAACTGCATCATGTTAAAAGTTTGCTTCTGTTACTTCCTTTCCTTGTGTAGGCTGATCCTGAACTAGAAGCTATTAGACAGAGGAGGATGCAAGAGCTCATGGCTCAACATGGCACTGTAAATCCTTTTAATAACAACCTTCACTTATATACCTGTTTTGTTTTAAGAAAAAAAGAATTGTACATACAGACTTTGTGGTGGCTTATTGTACTGATGACTGAACAATATAAATAGCAGCAGGGGAAGCAAGGCAGTCAGCAGAATCCAGATCAAGAGAGAGCACAAGAAGATGCTAAAAGGTATTTTGTTGTCATTTGAGCTGAATATAAATTTGGATTTTGAGCTGACCCTAGTCTTTGATTGGAACATATATATATATGTTTAGGGAAGCTGATGAACGTAGACAAATGATGCTTAGTCAAATATTGTCTTCCCAAGCCCGAGAGAGAAGTAAGTCCCCATCTAAAATATGCTCTTGAGTTCATCTACTTTCTCATTTGCTTCTCGTTGTTCGTATTTTTTTCTTCATATAGTTGCACGAATTGCACTGGTGAAACCTGAGAAAGCTAGAGCCGTAGAGGATGTTATTTTGAGGGCTGCTCAAATGGGACAGATTGTTGAGAAGGTAATATATATATATAATCCAGTCTCCGTTTTTCCTTGTCATAAAAATTTTACATGTACGCCAGGGTTGTACTCAGTTTATGCTGACACTATACATCTAAGAGTTATTGAACTAGTCTGCTTTCCTTTTACAGGTTTCTGAGGAACGGCTTATAACGCTCTTGGAACAAATAAACAGCCAAACTAGCAAACAGACAAAAGTCACGGTATGGTCACACAATCTTCAACACACACAAGATATTAAAGCAAAAAGAGCTTTGCTCTTAGTTTATTCAAGTGTTGTTTATCTTTTACAGATCCAGAGGCGTCGTGGGGTGTTCGACGATTAGGAAAGATGAAAGGAGAAGTTTATGATGTGCTTTGTACATCTCTCCCTTGGAGATCTCCCTGTTAAGTTGTTGAGTTCAGTTACTAATATCTACTTGCACTGTGAAATATGTTTATTGTGAGTGAAGAATCTTAATGATCTTCCAGATGCTTGGGTTTGAGATAAAGATTAATCTGAAACTGAAACTCTGCATTTTATACATTTTGCCATTTCTTCTATTTTCAACTTCCTCTCCTAACATCTATCTTTCATATGCTCATGATTTGCTCCAAGTCATTTGCTTCTTTTTCTGACTAATTTTACTT
Coding sequences within:
- the LOC106292963 gene encoding DNA-binding protein DDB_G0278111-like isoform X3 → MADPELEAIRQRRMQELMAQHGTGKQGSQQNPDQERAQEDAKREADERRQMMLSQILSSQARERIARIALVKPEKARAVEDVILRAAQMGQIVEKVSEERLITLLEQINSQTSKQTKVTIQRRRGVFDD
- the LOC106294723 gene encoding uncharacterized protein LOC106294723, whose amino-acid sequence is MDKGVRDSHGDSDAGNVVSQTIREDREEDSTLREGFANESKIHEPDHQNMKLQMDDSVRDSDAGNVASQSIRETIQEHYTLREEDSKILESDHQNLKLGMDVNVGDSDAGSVVSQTIRDTRQEDSTLRKDESNKLEPDQQKRGKYFFYDTPLSEETGVWIPVSVPPMLEPDHEEWSRGLSFNGGYFPEGEMGWNQILDEDKELTMWDVIVDMLLAARGKATALASGNLESGISFFAGQHLLEQAWQEMAHTLTEANFGNAREILETEPPKWLPDSAASACMLCSVRFHPIMCSRHHCRYCGGLFCRDCSKGRSLLPVKFRVSDPQRVCDVCCVRLETVQPYLMDQVSPAAQLPTHDLTDLSTLRSWVNFPWGQSMEYEIYKATNTIRGYISKVGSSRTERSIPDAILRQAKGLAVITVARVGVMVTYRIGTGLVVARRDDGSWSPPSAISSFGLGWGAQAGGEFIDFIIVLRTREAIRTFGSNTHFVVGAGLSAAVGVTGRAVEADIRAGSGGYAACYTYSCSKGAFVGCSLEGSIFTTRTSENSRFYGSQSLAASDILLGSLPKPPAAAPLYRALGDLFQKMGSETIRSSTTSSFSED
- the LOC106292963 gene encoding DNA-binding protein DDB_G0278111-like isoform X1, with the translated sequence MADPELEAIRQRRMQELMAQHGTQQGKQGSQQNPDQERAQEDAKREADERRQMMLSQILSSQARERIARIALVKPEKARAVEDVILRAAQMGQIVEKVSEERLITLLEQINSQTSKQTKVTIQRRRGVFDD
- the LOC106292963 gene encoding DNA-binding protein DDB_G0278111-like isoform X2; translated protein: MADPELEAIRQRRMQELMAQHGTQGKQGSQQNPDQERAQEDAKREADERRQMMLSQILSSQARERIARIALVKPEKARAVEDVILRAAQMGQIVEKVSEERLITLLEQINSQTSKQTKVTIQRRRGVFDD
- the LOC106294725 gene encoding putative pterin-4-alpha-carbinolamine dehydratase gives rise to the protein MSRLLLPSLFSISRKQVLAASSFRNLYGRHSFVHWTSAAMSQDSASGGSSASGARTFCSLEDLSAKKCVPCNAKDLRAMTEQSAQELLQKVAGWDMANDNGTLKLHRSWTVKSFTKGLDFFKRVADIAESEGHHPDLHLVGWNNVKIDIWTHAIGGLTENDFILAAKINQLQVEDLLRKKKVAK